One window from the genome of Ictidomys tridecemlineatus isolate mIctTri1 chromosome 12, mIctTri1.hap1, whole genome shotgun sequence encodes:
- the LOC110597832 gene encoding uncharacterized protein LOC110597832, translating into MVREEVISIADTKDEETTPEDVWAAEARECVFPMLTETHKPALQASGHRWRCRCQSPVCQSSDSANQPVIPSRGAVAQAQWQHAWHCVGRCQGGSSYPVSCSGTQELTEVFDPLTRWHWVDVLSAPTLINGVMAAVAGAGHPTFLDVSQQRGKMETASRKGITEGKLELPNKCHLRDLPVIQMVERPPPSWTEDA; encoded by the exons ATGGTCAGAGAAGAGGTCATATCAATTGCAGATACAAAGGATGAGGAGACCACCCCAGAGGATGTGTGGGCGGCTGAGGCTAGAGAATGCGTGTTTCCCA TGCTCACAGAAACTCACAAACCTGCGCTACAGGCCTCCGGCCATAGATGGCGCTGTCGCTGCCAAAGTCCTGTTTGTCAATCTAGCGACTCAGCAAACCAGCCCGTGATTCCATCACGAGGGGCGGTGGCGCAGGCGCAGTGGCAACACGCCTGGCACTGTGTGGGTAGGTGCCAGGGAGGCTCTTCCTACCCGGTATCTTGTTCTGGCACCCAGGAGCTGACTGAAGTCTTTGACCCTTTGACCCGCTGGCATTGGGTGGACGTCCTCTCAGCGCCCACCTTAATCAATGGCGTCATGGCCGCAGTGGCTGGGGCCGGGCACCCGACTTTTCTGGACGTCTCTCAGCAAAGAGGAAAGATGGAAACCGCATCGCGAAAAG GAATCACCGAAGGCAAACTGGAGCTTCCTAACAAGTGTCACCTGAGAGATCTTCCTGTAATCCAGATG GTGGAAAGACCACCTCCCAGTTGGACAGAGGATGCCTGA